The following DNA comes from Xyrauchen texanus isolate HMW12.3.18 chromosome 21, RBS_HiC_50CHRs, whole genome shotgun sequence.
atgttattttaatccagtaatgatttgtcagaaagtaatttactacatacAGCATgatataaaacattgcaggagtgaaggaagcagtaaactcccagctcgtacgtcttcccatggtggattgtgggaaattaaccgtcatCAAGTGTACTTGAAATTAGAGTgtattgtgggtaagaatgagtgaacaaaagtagggaacgagtggctcactcagaattcagacactcctacaaaatagcgaaaactcaaAATAgcgcactatatagtggatagggggtggtttcagacacagcgagtgttccacgatcagggttggtgccctatgtaggttgtgtactctgcatttagagaacGGCAGTACTACTGTACAGAACTAActatctaaatacttacgacactgaaaactgtaactacactgaaataataaTTCACACAGGACTTAAAAACTATGAAATAtcgaaagaaggcattatattcacaggaacagtttttccctcaggctatccatctcataaacagttaaagctgctaCATTAGGCAATAATTATGTGTAAttcacagtttaagtctatttattttaataacatatcctcttctgcaattacatacaaaggaaaaaaattaataaaatgtttgcactgtatataacatactgtatatttgtactttatataacgtatttgttttagatttgcactacgtatgtgtgtgtatgtatgaaggtgtgtgtctgcatttatgtacgtatatgtataataatcttttattatctatgtcctgctgctgtttttgtattgttgtgcactggaagcttctgtcaccaagacaaattccttgtatgtgtaagcatacttggcaataaagcagaTTCTGATTCTatgtttcagcattatatataatgtccttgtgggacattttcacgttttcactgtaataattaatagaaatgtttccaaacctctcttcttattaaCAAATTAATCCAGATCTGACAACAGCCCTTAAAGCAGGGGTGGGAagctattttggtaaaggggccatgctttaagtagtgcatggtgGGCCAcgttgtattccttttgagatacaatgttctgcattgatttgttttttgtaacttttaagcccagaaatagttgagtactcaattttctgaagtgtatctgtaactaatgggactattctgcaattgccttaagtgttgtattgctctacaaaaggtagatacttttctatcagacattaaaaaactaaataaaggctgagcttataaatttatttttccatctctacttccctcttaatgtattattcaatttaacaatctctacatcaggggtctgttttaatacaAATTGGAATggaaatttatagaacttttaatgtttgggcaaagcggggcagtttacttttttttctaaaacattacccgtttacatgctaaaagggtcgtgatgcgggtctcctcgatggtttgactttcagcacacaactgaataacacagactgcatgactaaaataaatgattactgcaagagttagattaacatacagctGCGAAGGgatttcaacatttctaaattgtacaaataaaaaatacattcgtctctggcttgcttttgctcgcatatcaatgatgccgagatctacttttatatttaatttaatcactgagaaggtttacctgcaagtGCATGGCTGCCAGAtttcacaaaataagtataacattaggcagaacatttccaatttgcgcaagtataaatctcaaactgggggtgttgcgtctcttatctggcatccctgagcatgttaaacgcttgtggagacacgTTAGGTCCCAATGTAAGTTAACAAATatccaattaaaaataaaaacgcttttacgataaatgagccgcgggccccattaaaccatgtggagggcctgatatGGCCCGTGGGCCGCATGTTGCCCATGGCTGCCTTAGTTCTCACAAAAATtgcaattctcattatttactcaccctcatgcaaccccaaatgtgtatgactttctttcttctgctgaacgtaaatgaagacttttagaagaatttatcagctctgtaggtccatacaatacaagtgaatgggtgtcaacattttaaagctaaacaaacaaacataagtcatCATAATGGtattccataagactctagtggttaaaccaatatcttcagaagcgatgtgatacgAGAATGTGTGgataagaaacagaaaaacagatcactttcacattcttcttcttgtgtttttggtgattcacattctctgcatatctccccctgctgtctagcaaaaaaatgacaaactgtttctcacacacacctatcatatttcttctgaggacatggattaaactactggagtcttatggattacttttatactgcctatatgtgctttttggagcatcaaatttTGGGcgtacagagctaaaatattcttttaaaaatctgaatttgtgttctacagaagaaaggaagtcatacacatctgggatggcatgagggtgagtaaatgatgagataattttcatttttgggtgaactatagctttaaagtgatagctcagcgagaatgtaatattctgtcatcatttctctaccctcatgttgttccacaccaGTGTATGTGgatcacaaaatatgttagacagaatgttagaaactgacagtctcggtcaccgttcactttcaatatatatatataattttaaaaaaaaaacattcactgaaagtaaatagtgactcaggaaaacattctgtctaatatctccttattgtgttgcatggaagaaagatgacatgatggtgaatgatgacagaatttccattaattataataatagtcaTAATTCTGTAGTTCATTTAGGGGAGTTaacatctattatgtcatttgtgaaagtaacaagttactcactacttgagtactcttttaaatggatactttcttactcaagtcattatttatgttagtacttttacttgagaacagtttttggctactctacccacctctgcatatAAGCACATGATACTTCCATATTTGAGTCAATTCAAGTCAATACTActgattgcaaaaaaaaaaagaaaagaaaaacgaatcactaaatgtctttatttttggTATCGACTACTGAAGTGCCAATACTTTTAACTACCTTTAATAAATCAATGAGAAACATTGTGATTTGGAGACATGACTTAgctttttcaatatttaaatgtCTAATTCAACATTAACAATCAAAAAACCTCCATACCTAGTTTCTGCTTTATGTCTAAAGGCTCGTCTAAAGATGAGAGTGCAGAAGTAATGCTCTTCTGAAGATCTTGGTTTTTCCCTACTGAATCATCTTCATCAGAGGAAAATGATGGCAGTGTTTCCAGGTTACTCTGAAGATCCTCATCATGTCCCTTTGTAGAAAGTATACTATGAGGGTCTGGAGATATCAGTGGGGTTGAAGGAGGTGGAGATTTAAGAGGTATAAGTGAAGGATTAGGAGGCCTCTTGGAAGCCGAAGGCTTTCTAGAGCGACTGGGTGACCGTATTGGTGGAGATGAAAGTTGCTGTCTGGGTCCAGATTTAAGAAAGTCCAAGAAGGAGCCCAAGAATCCAGTTTTAATTTCTGGCTGTTTTTCCTCAACCTCCTTTAATTTCTGACGCATCCTCTCTTGCTGCTGGTAATTATCATGGCAACCTTCTGAGGTGGAGGTTGAACTTGCATCACTAGCACGGGAATTCTGTCTCTTAGCTTGGGTGCTTCTCTTCAGAGGTTTGTGTTGACCATTTTCATCCTCAGCAGTTTGCTTAGAGGAACCTTTTGACCTAGACCGCTTTTTTGGAAGGCCATCAGTGGGATGTTCAATGGGACCATCATCTGTTTTAATACCTTCTGTTCCCTTCGGATGGCCCTTATTATTTGATGGGTTTTCAGTATTAATATGTCCTGATGGGCTATTCTTCTGGCTATACAACTGAAAGTCAGAGGAGGTTTTATTACTAATAGTTAGTCCGTTAGCATTCAGAGCAGAGTCATTGCTGGACTTCACAAAATGTTCTTTGGGCAACAAGTTTTTCTCATAGGAGCTGGCTACCTCATCGGAAATCTCTTGTGCAGAGTTGTTGCTAACATCTTGCTGGTTAAGAGAGTTTGATAGCATAAACACCTCATCTTTGGGGTATGACATTTGAACACCATTTATTGTCATGGTTTGTGAGTTAGCCATGATCACATTCTGAGATGGGAAACTATTAAGTCTGTTCTCAACAGTCTGAAAATGACACTTGGAATCTGTAGGGTTGGCTATAGATGACAAATCTCCATCAGAGGATGTGGATTTGACAAAGTCCTGCGGTGTGACGCCACAGGCAGCTGCAGTAGCAGCCAGAATGTCATCTACATTTGAGAGGATGTGCCTCTCATCTGCCAATAGCATGGACTCAGGAAAACATACAGAACTTAGGGTAAAATTGTGCTTTGTGTCATGAGGATTTGATTGGCTAAAGTTGTCTTTTTGAGGCACATCCTGTTTAGTAGATTCTGCTGAGATGGTGACTTGGTGTGGAATGATTTGCTGGTTGTGACACCCATTAACAGTCAAACTAATGGTGTCACTATTTGTTTGAAGATATTGGACTGGTACAGACTGCATGTACATAGTCTTCTTGGGTTGATTCTGTCCTGATGTGAGCACAGGCTGTTGAAGAACAATCATGTGAGATGGTTCCAGCAAAACTTGGGCACTGGGAACCCGAATGAATGGTGTGTGGTCCTCAGACAGCTGCCTTTGATTTGCCTGTTGAACTCTGATAATTTGACTCTGATGGTTCTGCTGCTGAGAGCTGGACTCTTTCAGAAGCAGAGTTTGCCGTTTCAGCTGGTTAGTACTCAAGGGTACATGGGTGGAGTGCATAAATAAAGGGTTACTCTTTGGGTGATTGGGACTGTTGGCACTGGTAGCTAGCGGAGCATATTGTCTTGGAGACATCTTCTTTTCATCCTTTGTTGTTTCCAAATGTGTTTCGCCTACAATCTGCTCCTCGGACCGGGAGTTGCAACGAATTACACTTTGAGTGTTTTGTCTATCTTCCATTTTTGAAAGGACATAAACAACATTGTTCTGCACCCCAATTTCATTACGTGCAAGGGTTTGAGGGGAGCTCCCAATAGAGCCTTTCTGTAATGCCTGCACATCCTCAATAGGAAGCTCCCCAGAGTCCTCTTTGGAGGAGAGAAACATTCGTTCATCTTGTTCACTTTTGCCATAGGCTGGTTTCAACTCAACCGAAGACTGGTCATTCGTTAAGGCTTGGGTGTGAGTGACAGGAGAGGAAGTAGAAGACTGAAcagataataaataattttgttgtAAAAGGGCACTATCAGCTTTGCTACTTGGAGAAGGCTGCATTAGGATATAGTCCTGGGTTGGGTTATTGGATGACAAAGTCCGGACATGACTGGGTGAGAAAGTTGGGCTTGGGGTTACTGGTTGAACTGACACAAAGTTCTGCGAGGGAATGCTAGGAGATGCTGGCGCCTGGGTGTAGAAACTAATGGTTGGCAGGCCCTGAGAGCGGCTGGAAGCGTAGCTTTGAGAAGGACTTCCCATGCAAAGTGTTTGTACTTGTGTATCATACCCTTCTCTGTTTCCTGGAGATGGCAAATCCTGATGTTGACTGGAAGAATAAATAATAGACTGGCTTACAGATGTCTCAGCTTCAGACTGACtagcaaatgatgagagagttttgtAAATTGAGGGTAGCTTCTCAGGTAAACTAGAAGAGAAGGCTTGTGTTTGGCTAAGGTTGCTTGTCAGGCTTTGAGAGGTGACGTACGCATGCGAGGCACTAACTGATAACAGGCCTGGAAGCAGGTGTGCAGATGTGTAAGGTTGTGACTGGCAAGCAATCACTGAGCTTTGATTCTGGGCTGGGGAGGCATAGCTCTGCTGCTGCAGGGCTGGAGAGCTTGCCTGGGCATGATTGTCTGTTCGCTCACTGGGGTGTTGAGCTATTTTGGAAGACCCAACTTTAACCTTTACTCCAGATGAGCCAGAAAACCCAGGGGAGGAGACAGAAGAAGTGTAGGCCTGAGCTTGCTGCAGTGCTGCTTGAGAAGTCTTCTGCTGTGTACTGCCATTAACAGTATGCAAAGGGTCACCCACAGGGCTGCAGGGTAGTGGTGTGTGCGGGGAAGGGTCCTGTTGATATGAAACATCACTATCATCATGCAGGTAACCCTGTAGGGAGTGCTGAACACCACCAGCCAGCTGCTCCTGGACCGACTGGGTGCTGGAAGGCCGCTGGAGGTGCTTGATCACACTACATTCACGATGAAAAGCTCTTTCAATGGAGCCTGAGAAAACTGGAGCACTGTAAGGCTGAGGGGCCTGCTGGGAGGTGCCCAAGATGTTGGGGAGCAAACTGAACTGAGGTTGAAGGAGGTGTGGGGCAGATTCTTGTGCTGAGCGATATGTGGAGGACTGGGGTGGTAGACCAGCACCTATAGATGCACCACTAAGGCGGTCAAATGCAAGTGCGGTTGGCACAGTGCTCTGGGTGGATTTGAGATGGAGAAGAGGGTCATTGTGGAACAACAGACCATTTGATGAGCTAAAAGGGCTGTCCTGAACAGCAAGTGCTGATGTAGTGGTGAAGCTTCTGTTAGGAAAGGCACTGGGGTGTTGGTGGGATGAGAGCACAGATGGGATTGGGAATGTTTCTGATGGATGAAGGGCTCCGGTAAGAAAGAGTTCTGTTGAAGTGTTGGCACCTATAGCATGAAAAAGGGAGGTTTGGTGACATTCAGTTGGCATTTATACATTTCAAATCTGATCAATTAACCCATTTTTCTTTCACACTTAAATCACACTGAAACTGCAAATACATATTGCTGCTTTAAGCTTTTCTTGAAATGACATGCACAAAATATAGCTACTACCTGACAAATATCACTGAAG
Coding sequences within:
- the LOC127661405 gene encoding glutamine and serine-rich protein 1-like; its protein translation is MMDRNYPSSSFTEPVTAAAQSAGWAYKHSSSYDSTLLDSELLQRQTFASSHQPATFSTSHHPTEVFDSNQHSITSSNTTESSVMNFLSAIESRSLQAGPAGSTLLPPFRSPSWQTGANTSTELFLTGALHPSETFPIPSVLSSHQHPSAFPNRSFTTTSALAVQDSPFSSSNGLLFHNDPLLHLKSTQSTVPTALAFDRLSGASIGAGLPPQSSTYRSAQESAPHLLQPQFSLLPNILGTSQQAPQPYSAPVFSGSIERAFHRECSVIKHLQRPSSTQSVQEQLAGGVQHSLQGYLHDDSDVSYQQDPSPHTPLPCSPVGDPLHTVNGSTQQKTSQAALQQAQAYTSSVSSPGFSGSSGVKVKVGSSKIAQHPSERTDNHAQASSPALQQQSYASPAQNQSSVIACQSQPYTSAHLLPGLLSVSASHAYVTSQSLTSNLSQTQAFSSSLPEKLPSIYKTLSSFASQSEAETSVSQSIIYSSSQHQDLPSPGNREGYDTQVQTLCMGSPSQSYASSRSQGLPTISFYTQAPASPSIPSQNFVSVQPVTPSPTFSPSHVRTLSSNNPTQDYILMQPSPSSKADSALLQQNYLLSVQSSTSSPVTHTQALTNDQSSVELKPAYGKSEQDERMFLSSKEDSGELPIEDVQALQKGSIGSSPQTLARNEIGVQNNVVYVLSKMEDRQNTQSVIRCNSRSEEQIVGETHLETTKDEKKMSPRQYAPLATSANSPNHPKSNPLFMHSTHVPLSTNQLKRQTLLLKESSSQQQNHQSQIIRVQQANQRQLSEDHTPFIRVPSAQVLLEPSHMIVLQQPVLTSGQNQPKKTMYMQSVPVQYLQTNSDTISLTVNGCHNQQIIPHQVTISAESTKQDVPQKDNFSQSNPHDTKHNFTLSSVCFPESMLLADERHILSNVDDILAATAAACGVTPQDFVKSTSSDGDLSSIANPTDSKCHFQTVENRLNSFPSQNVIMANSQTMTINGVQMSYPKDEVFMLSNSLNQQDVSNNSAQEISDEVASSYEKNLLPKEHFVKSSNDSALNANGLTISNKTSSDFQLYSQKNSPSGHINTENPSNNKGHPKGTEGIKTDDGPIEHPTDGLPKKRSRSKGSSKQTAEDENGQHKPLKRSTQAKRQNSRASDASSTSTSEGCHDNYQQQERMRQKLKEVEEKQPEIKTGFLGSFLDFLKSGPRQQLSSPPIRSPSRSRKPSASKRPPNPSLIPLKSPPPSTPLISPDPHSILSTKGHDEDLQSNLETLPSFSSDEDDSVGKNQDLQKSITSALSSLDEPLDIKQKLGDKTKHVHASSIQPTNAKQQEQQKSVQNMSAEELLKDVPHDKLAVQLTTVAIEGLMDEGMPDSGGEGMYRERDEFVVKNEDIERLKITLKAGVEPPAIWKVQKALLQKFVPELRDGKRVFFATNSYLGYFGDAKFMYRRVHVKFLDTVNKREYVRVCSRKPRTKAMLSLRCSQAKALLAQRFTAVTVSDSPTQKTAQQKALSKPKPKQPKAKAEPPPKKRKKWKEEFTMSPSDSSPEAVSEDDEFTPPVPFASRFLNTRTMKETFKSFVELLICVALDADVINALERENDELLLPQMKRVDGMITDNRRRLLPKLRMGQMFKNALDSFPELSLVNELKTDCETPVFKVRLSGRPYNRKTMKPSKSPNKLPLEYTVDQQKTKWFSLYHSLQHYKYHTYLMCMEEIELLKSRGKDLGQDEMVQTCMGNRAWVEGLFDHFGDLLSQVQQACL